Proteins from one Telopea speciosissima isolate NSW1024214 ecotype Mountain lineage chromosome 1, Tspe_v1, whole genome shotgun sequence genomic window:
- the LOC122651331 gene encoding F-box/FBD/LRR-repeat protein At1g13570-like has product MKQTSRDRIGDLPDGILHYILSLLPIRSAVRTGVLSRRWRNLWKHTWINATKLNFDEEFTNAPTPIQFVDTVNHFIHLHNGKKIESFRISFHLHDQHQASVEKWIEFTTLKGMKELDLDFSQGTIQRSFIQLPDFLFNCNSLTHLNLSLCEFNPPLNFFGFSSLETLQLKQVAITDEKLESVISSCPNLKILTLIECFKLHSIRVVGTDLQLKSLKVLHCWNTYELEILAPILQSFHFYGDLLYTYLFENISALVDAFLSSDGFEQTEPKHDYINILSGLSHLKIRTICTGPLEYISSREEHNHDDLPITFPNLIELQLLMGLLNMEYLGYVYSFFMHTISPSLEKLFLELGSNIPTGDSSSREWDLWKPAAEEPSCCVFHALRTIKITNFRGSEAEMRWVKFFLEKAVILESLVLLSPRNSYSGEENNPAGKMDSQLRLLEDRLSSLP; this is encoded by the exons ATGAAGCAAACCAGCAGGGACAGAATTGGAGACTTACCAGATGGCATTCTCCATTATATACTCTCTCTGCTTCCAATAAGATCTGCAGTAAGAACTGGTGTTCTGTCAAGGAGATGGAGAAACCTCTGGAAGCACACTTGGATCAATGCAACCAAGCTAAATTTTGATGAGGAATTTACGAATGCTCCCACACCAATACAATTTGTGGACACTGTTAATCATTTCATCCACCTCcacaatggaaagaagattgaaAGTTTCAGGATTTCTTTCCATCTTCATGACCAACATCAGGCCAGTGTTGAGAAATGGATTGAATTCACAACATTGAAGGGAATGAAAGAGCTCGATCTAGATTTCAGTCAAGGAACTATTCAAAGATCCTTTATACAATTACCAGATTTTCTCTTCAATTGCAACTCTCTAACACATTTGAATTTGAGCCTCTGTGAGTTCAACCCTCctctaaatttttttggatTCAGTTCCCTTGAAACCCTACAGCTGAAACAAGTCGCCATCACAGATGAGAAACTTGAAAGTGTAATATCAAGCTGCCCCAATCTCAAAATCTTGACTCTGATTGAGTGTTTTAAGCTGCATTCAATCAGGGTTGTTGGTACAGATTTACAACTCAAGAGCTTAAAAGTGTTGCATTGCTGGAACACTTATGAGTTAGAGATTCTTGCTCCAATTCTCCAATCCTTCCATTTTTATGGTGATCTTCTGTAtacatatttatttgaaaatatcTCTGCTTTGGTGGATGCCTTCCTAAGTTCAGATGGTTTTGAGCAAACAGAGCCTAAACATGATTACATTAACATTCTGTCAGGTCTATCTCACCTCAAGATTCGAACTATTTGTACTGGGCCTCTAGAG TATATATCTTCGAGGGAGGAGCACAACCATGATGATCTGCCAATTACTTTCCCAAATCTGATTGAGTTGCAGCTTCTGATGGGTTTGCTAAATATGGAGTATCTTGGCTATGTCTACAGTTTCTTTATGCATACAATAAGCCCTAGCTTGGAGAAACTTTTCCTAGAG CTTGGAAGTAATATTCCGACCGGTGATAGTTCTTCAAGAGAATGGGACTTATGGAAACCGGCGGCGGAAGAGCCTTCTTGCTGTGTCTTTCACGCTCTTCGTACAATTAAGATCACAAACTTCCGAGGGAGTGAAGCTGAGATGAGATGGGTGAAATTCTTTCTAGAGAAGGCTGTTATACTGGAGTCTTTGGTTTTACTTTCTCCTCGCAATTCTTATTCAGGAGAAGAGAATAATCCCGCCGGCAAGATGGATTCTCAATTGAGGCTTCTTGAAGACCGACTGTCAAGCTTGCCATAG